The Pseudomonas pergaminensis nucleotide sequence GGTCATTGAACCGTCCGTATCGACGTGATCGCCAGGAAGGTCGTCGGCCCATCGGGACCGGACGGCCCGCGGTAACAGTCTTGCGTCTGAATATGACGCCCCTCGATTAAGCCTGTGGATCATGACCGTTAAGCCTCGACGACCGGATTTACGGCTGCTTGCGATACATCCCCGTCAAGTAATCATCACTGTCCGGCGCCGAGTTATGCTCGATCACCGCGAAGTTTTTCACCAACTGTATGTGGTACGGCCCGGTGCGTGGCGTCGCCATAGGCTCGCGAACGATGATCAGGTTTTCGGCCTCCATCGGCACACTATGGTGAGCGACCACGATCTGTTTCCCGCTCTTGACCTCTTTCAATGTCAGGGTCACTTCCGCCACTTCCCTGCCCTGCGCATCTCGCTCTGGCAGGATGTTGAGTTCCAGGTCGCCGTCACGCCCGAGGAAGTCATCGCGCATCTGGTAATGGCCGTTGCGCTGGTCGCGCTCAAGGTCGGTGGGCAGGTCATCGTCGGGTTCACTGTCGGTTGCGTGCAGCAAAATCGCCAGTTCGGGGTGCTCGCCCTTGGCACTGCTGACCCAGGTGCCGGTGTAGTCGTAGGGCGCCTCGGTGTCACGGGTGATGCGCCAGATACCGGTCTGGTGGCCGTCATCCGTGTATTCGTGCAGGTACACGAAGGGTTTGTCGTCGTAGTCGCTCTGGTCGCCCACCAGTTTGATCGGCTGGCCGTTGCCACTTTTGGTGTAGCGCAATTCGCCGATGAGGACCGCTCCCTGCTGTTGGTACCAGATGTCCACCGGGATCTTGCCGTTGAGGGTGCCGGTGAGTCTCTGCACATCTTGGTGGGTCGGGCCTTCGAGGCGCTGGGTTTCC carries:
- a CDS encoding XAC2610-related protein codes for the protein MRSILGGVCLSLALAAPVLAEPRSFSVVDRSDQYLVEVLFPEVPDHPNQLVPALITVRDKHTLETLQQFKTPAANVPVDSNGQDNGWLLGPFSLLYFADFDLDGRLDLAIRNGTDLEQAYKPMFDVYVQTPQNRQWVLNQPLTDLAKETTSGMFSLIPDDGILLSQVDRDCCWTRMSHWKMRDGELVRLSTSTEEQVQPTEFGENSSMPSGYTLITTGALKDGQWQETQRLEGPTHQDVQRLTGTLNGKIPVDIWYQQQGAVLIGELRYTKSGNGQPIKLVGDQSDYDDKPFVYLHEYTDDGHQTGIWRITRDTEAPYDYTGTWVSSAKGEHPELAILLHATDSEPDDDLPTDLERDQRNGHYQMRDDFLGRDGDLELNILPERDAQGREVAEVTLTLKEVKSGKQIVVAHHSVPMEAENLIIVREPMATPRTGPYHIQLVKNFAVIEHNSAPDSDDYLTGMYRKQP